A single genomic interval of Roseomonas aeriglobus harbors:
- a CDS encoding pilus assembly protein N-terminal domain-containing protein, producing the protein MRVFLKPLGLPLATALAAAALTATPAATSAQVAERAGDVLQVATSRGRLVTLSAPISDIFVADDKIADVQVRSPTQLYVFGKSAGETTISATSKSGRVVYATTVRVGNNYDSIGSMLRLALPDAQITATPMNGLVLLTGVIAAPEDAAEAERLVQAFVGEQTKVISRLKTATPLQVNLQVKFAEVSRSFIKNMGVNFSTVDQTSGFKFGGTQGRAGSTFTPGGPLGVGFTEAPAGASKILKGADAATFGLASKLFGLDLLAAIDVGETAGQVTTLASPNLTALSGETASFLVGGEVPVVTQSGLGASSVQFKEYGVSLTYTPTVLADGRISIRVRPEVSQLSSAGSVTVDGTNIPALTTRRTETTVELGSGQSFMIAGLLSNSHDNALTKTPGIGDVPVLGALFRSNGFKRNETELVIIITPYLVKPVNANDIVLPTDGYRAPTDADRLMLGTLAMGKSGETRPKPQMAVPSAPPPSAGAVTPAPVQPSSPAPGADATPVKAMAPTKDKSRKGAAPMPGFSFK; encoded by the coding sequence ATGCGTGTGTTTCTGAAGCCGCTCGGCCTGCCGCTGGCGACAGCGCTTGCGGCCGCGGCGCTGACCGCGACGCCCGCCGCCACGTCGGCGCAGGTCGCCGAGCGCGCCGGTGACGTGTTGCAAGTGGCAACCAGCCGCGGGCGGCTGGTGACCCTGTCCGCACCGATCAGCGACATCTTCGTCGCCGACGACAAGATCGCCGACGTCCAGGTCCGTTCGCCGACCCAACTCTACGTGTTCGGCAAGTCGGCCGGCGAAACGACGATTTCGGCCACGTCGAAGTCGGGCCGCGTCGTCTATGCGACCACGGTCCGCGTCGGGAACAACTACGACTCGATCGGCTCGATGCTGCGCCTCGCGCTGCCGGATGCTCAGATCACCGCGACGCCGATGAACGGCCTCGTCCTGCTGACCGGCGTCATCGCCGCGCCGGAGGATGCGGCCGAGGCCGAACGGCTGGTCCAGGCCTTCGTCGGCGAGCAGACCAAGGTAATCTCGCGCCTGAAGACGGCGACGCCGCTGCAGGTGAACCTGCAGGTCAAGTTCGCTGAGGTCAGCCGCAGCTTCATCAAGAACATGGGCGTCAATTTCTCCACCGTCGACCAGACGTCGGGCTTCAAGTTCGGCGGCACCCAGGGACGGGCCGGGTCGACGTTCACCCCCGGCGGCCCGCTTGGGGTCGGCTTCACCGAAGCGCCGGCCGGGGCCAGCAAGATCCTGAAGGGCGCCGATGCGGCGACGTTCGGCCTTGCCAGCAAGCTGTTCGGGCTGGACCTCCTCGCCGCGATCGACGTGGGTGAGACCGCGGGCCAGGTGACGACGCTCGCCAGCCCGAACCTGACGGCGCTGTCGGGCGAAACCGCCAGCTTTCTGGTCGGCGGCGAAGTGCCCGTCGTGACGCAGAGCGGCCTGGGCGCCAGCAGCGTCCAGTTCAAGGAATATGGCGTCAGCCTGACCTACACGCCGACGGTGCTTGCCGATGGACGCATCTCCATTCGCGTCCGGCCGGAAGTGTCGCAGCTGTCGTCGGCAGGTTCGGTGACGGTCGATGGAACCAATATCCCCGCGCTCACCACCCGGCGGACCGAGACGACGGTGGAGCTTGGCTCGGGCCAGAGCTTCATGATCGCCGGCCTGTTGTCGAACAGCCATGACAATGCGCTGACCAAGACGCCGGGCATCGGCGACGTGCCGGTGCTGGGCGCGCTGTTCCGCTCGAACGGCTTCAAGCGCAACGAGACCGAGCTGGTGATCATCATCACCCCGTATCTGGTTAAGCCGGTCAACGCGAACGACATCGTGCTGCCGACCGACGGCTACCGTGCGCCCACCGACGCCGACCGGCTGATGCTGGGCACGCTGGCGATGGGCAAGTCGGGCGAGACCCGGCCCAAGCCGCAGATGGCGGTGCCCAGCGCGCCGCCGCCGAGCGCCGGCGCGGTCACCCCCGCCCCGGTCCAGCCGTCGTCGCCCGCGCCCGGTGCCGACGCGACACCGGTCAAGGCGATGGCGCCGACCAAGGACAAATCGAGAAAGGGCGCGGCGCCGATGCCGGGCTTCAGCTTCAAGTGA
- a CDS encoding MFS transporter codes for MADDIAIGTQPTSKDIRLVISASSLGTIFEWYDFFIWGTLTTSGILQRSFFPQGNELLATLLAWGTFAVGFAFRPLGAVLFGFLGDRLGRKYTFLVTITLMGIATAGIGLVPTYAAIGVWAPALILLMRVGQGLALGGEYGGAAIYVAEHASAKKRGYYTSFIQASVAGGFILSLAVVLLAKASMPVDTWTAWGWRVPFLFSIALLAVSLWMRLMLSESPVFKAMKAAGKTARNPFVESFTYPGNPRRLFVALFGIAAGLTVIWYTALFSVLSFLQGPMRVAETPAQLLVGAGALGGLGFFILFGKLSDRVGRKLPIVVGYALTLIALFPLFWLIGHAANPELARASDRAPVIVAGPHCAYDPFAAKQKDACGQVLDYLSKKGVGYTKVQAGSVAVSIGGMPQTDVSPAALDAALERAGYNLDKVTPSGREIVLILVGILGLAFLSGMTYGPVAAVLSEMFPARIRYSSMSIPYHLGTGYFGGFLPFISQYIVARSGNPYAGLWYTWGVVALALVVMLFFIKESDLIKD; via the coding sequence ATGGCCGACGATATTGCAATCGGAACACAGCCGACGAGCAAGGACATCCGGCTCGTCATTTCCGCATCCTCGCTCGGCACCATCTTCGAATGGTATGATTTCTTCATCTGGGGGACGCTGACGACGTCGGGCATCCTCCAGCGCAGCTTTTTTCCGCAGGGCAACGAGTTGCTGGCGACGCTGCTGGCCTGGGGTACCTTCGCGGTCGGCTTCGCGTTCCGGCCGCTCGGGGCGGTGCTGTTCGGCTTCCTCGGCGACCGGCTGGGGCGGAAGTACACCTTCCTTGTCACCATCACGCTGATGGGCATCGCGACCGCGGGCATCGGGCTGGTGCCGACCTATGCCGCAATCGGGGTGTGGGCGCCGGCGCTGATCCTGCTGATGCGCGTGGGCCAGGGACTGGCGCTGGGCGGCGAATATGGCGGCGCGGCAATCTACGTCGCGGAGCACGCGAGTGCGAAGAAGCGCGGCTATTACACCAGCTTCATCCAGGCGAGCGTCGCCGGTGGTTTCATCCTCAGCCTCGCGGTCGTGCTGCTGGCCAAGGCATCGATGCCGGTCGATACCTGGACCGCCTGGGGCTGGCGCGTGCCGTTCCTCTTCTCGATCGCGCTTCTCGCGGTGTCGCTGTGGATGCGGCTGATGTTGAGCGAAAGCCCGGTGTTCAAGGCGATGAAGGCCGCGGGCAAGACCGCGCGCAACCCGTTCGTCGAAAGCTTCACCTATCCCGGCAACCCGCGTCGCCTGTTCGTCGCGTTGTTCGGCATCGCTGCGGGCCTGACCGTCATCTGGTACACTGCGCTGTTCAGCGTGCTGTCGTTCCTGCAGGGGCCGATGCGCGTCGCCGAGACGCCCGCGCAACTGCTGGTGGGGGCAGGCGCGCTGGGCGGCCTGGGCTTCTTCATCCTCTTCGGCAAGCTGAGCGACCGCGTTGGGCGCAAGCTGCCGATCGTCGTCGGCTATGCCCTCACGCTGATCGCGCTGTTCCCGCTGTTCTGGCTGATCGGCCATGCCGCAAACCCGGAGCTCGCCCGCGCCAGCGACCGCGCGCCGGTGATCGTCGCCGGCCCGCACTGCGCCTATGATCCTTTCGCCGCCAAGCAGAAGGACGCGTGCGGTCAGGTGCTCGACTATCTGTCGAAGAAGGGCGTCGGCTATACCAAGGTGCAGGCCGGGTCGGTCGCTGTGTCGATCGGCGGGATGCCGCAGACCGACGTCAGTCCGGCCGCGCTCGATGCCGCGCTCGAACGGGCGGGCTACAACCTCGACAAGGTGACGCCGTCGGGGCGTGAGATCGTGCTGATCCTGGTCGGCATCCTCGGCCTCGCCTTCCTGTCGGGCATGACCTATGGGCCAGTCGCCGCGGTGCTGAGCGAGATGTTCCCGGCGCGCATCCGCTATTCGTCGATGTCGATCCCCTATCATCTGGGCACCGGCTATTTCGGCGGCTTCCTGCCCTTC
- a CDS encoding alpha/beta hydrolase, translated as MAVFSDASGRRRRHPDGATITWWRAPDGWSLRVFDWPAQDGACRGSILFQGGRGDFIEKYLESFAHWQADGWRVTAFDWRGQGGSGRTTPAAHVGHIADFAEFVADLRAFWADWSATAVGPRIAMGHSMGGHLVLRALAEGAIDPAAVVLIAPMLGLKAPIAPRVGEAVAALMTRLGDPSRAAWKGNERPHTLKSRQSLLTHDDARYADELWWQSQDATLLTGPPSWRWLAEGFASTRRLNASAALAGIRTPVLMLVAEADALVDPKAALAVAATLPDARVVRFGAESAHEILREVDSVRARALAEIDAFLDARAGVGA; from the coding sequence ATGGCGGTTTTCTCAGACGCAAGCGGCCGGCGCCGCCGGCATCCCGACGGCGCGACGATCACGTGGTGGCGCGCCCCCGATGGCTGGTCGCTGCGCGTGTTCGACTGGCCGGCGCAGGATGGCGCCTGCCGCGGATCGATCCTCTTTCAGGGCGGTCGCGGTGATTTCATCGAGAAATATCTGGAAAGCTTCGCGCACTGGCAGGCGGATGGGTGGCGCGTCACGGCGTTCGACTGGCGCGGCCAAGGAGGGTCGGGGCGCACGACACCGGCAGCGCATGTCGGGCATATCGCCGATTTCGCCGAGTTCGTGGCGGATCTGCGCGCCTTCTGGGCCGATTGGTCGGCGACTGCTGTCGGACCGCGGATCGCCATGGGCCATTCGATGGGTGGCCATCTGGTGCTGCGGGCGCTGGCCGAAGGCGCGATCGATCCGGCCGCCGTCGTGCTGATCGCGCCGATGCTGGGGCTGAAGGCGCCGATCGCACCGCGGGTCGGGGAGGCGGTTGCCGCGCTTATGACAAGGCTCGGCGACCCGAGCCGTGCGGCGTGGAAGGGCAACGAGCGTCCGCATACGCTGAAGTCGCGCCAGTCGCTGCTGACTCATGACGATGCGCGTTACGCCGACGAGCTCTGGTGGCAGTCGCAGGACGCGACGCTGTTGACCGGGCCGCCCAGCTGGCGGTGGTTGGCTGAGGGCTTCGCCTCGACCCGGCGGCTCAATGCATCGGCGGCGTTGGCGGGCATCCGCACGCCGGTGCTGATGCTGGTCGCCGAAGCCGATGCTCTGGTCGACCCGAAGGCTGCGTTGGCGGTGGCGGCGACGCTACCCGATGCGCGTGTCGTCCGCTTCGGGGCGGAATCCGCGCACGAAATTCTGCGCGAGGTCGATTCGGTGCGGGCGCGCGCGCTCGCCGAGATTGACGCCTTCCTCGATGCGCGTGCAGGGGTGGGGGCATGA
- a CDS encoding FAD-binding oxidoreductase, with translation MTKRFDIAIIGGGIAGASLAAEVAPHASVVILEGEEAAGYHSTGRSAAFWSETYGGPYIQPLSSASGEAIAPYLSPLGSIHIGRADEAAKIDAFLAEFDGSGVELTRVDPHEHVPGLRDDWTLGILEPSCAYIDVGGLHGEVLGRFKRAGGELWVNAAFQTATREGSDWRIETAAGPVLAGILVDAAGAWADPVAARVGAKPLGIQPYRRTLVQLRTDPAVPDDMVHVAHIGSQFYFKPEAGGKLWLSPSDETPTDPCDAAPEELDVAIAIDRLEQAVDWRIQAVERKWAGLRSFAPDRIPVYGFDREVEGFFWCAGQGGFGIQTAPAAARVAAALLLGHAPHASIATLDLERYSPRRFG, from the coding sequence ATGACCAAGCGTTTCGACATCGCCATCATCGGCGGCGGCATCGCCGGCGCGTCCCTCGCCGCCGAAGTCGCCCCTCATGCCTCGGTCGTGATCCTCGAGGGCGAGGAGGCCGCAGGCTATCACTCGACCGGACGGTCGGCAGCATTCTGGTCAGAAACCTATGGCGGCCCCTATATCCAACCGCTCAGCAGCGCGTCGGGCGAGGCGATCGCGCCCTATCTGTCGCCGCTGGGGTCGATCCACATCGGTCGCGCGGACGAAGCGGCGAAGATCGATGCGTTTCTCGCGGAATTCGACGGCAGCGGCGTCGAGCTGACCCGAGTCGATCCGCACGAGCACGTGCCGGGCCTGCGCGACGACTGGACGCTGGGCATCCTGGAGCCGAGCTGCGCCTATATCGACGTCGGTGGTCTGCATGGCGAAGTGCTGGGGCGGTTCAAGCGCGCCGGCGGCGAGCTGTGGGTCAACGCCGCGTTCCAGACCGCGACGCGCGAGGGCAGCGACTGGCGGATCGAAACCGCCGCCGGGCCGGTGCTCGCGGGCATCCTGGTCGACGCAGCGGGCGCCTGGGCCGATCCGGTCGCTGCGCGCGTCGGCGCGAAGCCGCTCGGCATCCAGCCCTATCGTCGCACGCTCGTCCAGCTGCGCACCGACCCGGCGGTGCCCGACGACATGGTCCATGTCGCGCACATCGGATCGCAATTCTATTTCAAGCCCGAAGCCGGCGGAAAATTGTGGCTTTCGCCCAGCGACGAGACGCCGACCGACCCTTGCGATGCCGCGCCCGAGGAACTCGACGTCGCGATCGCGATCGACCGGCTGGAGCAGGCGGTCGACTGGCGGATTCAGGCGGTCGAGCGGAAATGGGCCGGCCTGCGCAGCTTCGCGCCGGACCGGATTCCGGTCTATGGTTTCGACCGCGAGGTTGAGGGTTTCTTCTGGTGCGCCGGGCAGGGCGGTTTCGGCATTCAGACCGCCCCGGCGGCGGCGCGGGTCGCGGCGGCGCTGCTGCTGGGCCATGCGCCGCACGCCTCGATCGCGACCCTCGATCTCGAGCGCTATTCGCCGCGGCGGTTCGGATAA
- a CDS encoding prepilin peptidase, with protein sequence MGDHLSLALLAVLGLFLLSAGIEDVRTREIANWKNAAIALLAPLWWWSLGLDLWPGAAIQLGVAAVVFAVFVGAFALGMMGGGDVKLIGALALWLPPLATLSMLIVMSIAGGILTLVMMIDARVRRSGRAIEVPYGVAIAVAGLLAIREPIINQFG encoded by the coding sequence ATGGGGGATCATCTGTCTCTGGCGCTGCTGGCCGTGCTCGGCCTGTTCCTGCTTTCGGCGGGGATCGAAGACGTGCGCACCCGCGAGATCGCAAACTGGAAGAATGCGGCGATCGCGCTGCTGGCACCGCTGTGGTGGTGGTCGCTCGGACTCGACCTGTGGCCCGGCGCGGCGATCCAGCTGGGCGTCGCAGCGGTCGTGTTCGCGGTATTCGTCGGTGCCTTCGCCCTCGGCATGATGGGCGGCGGCGACGTGAAGCTGATCGGCGCGCTCGCCCTGTGGCTGCCGCCGTTGGCGACCCTGTCGATGCTGATCGTCATGTCGATCGCCGGCGGTATCCTAACCCTGGTTATGATGATCGATGCCCGCGTGCGACGCAGTGGGCGGGCGATCGAGGTTCCCTACGGCGTGGCGATCGCCGTCGCCGGACTTCTCGCGATTCGCGAACCGATAATTAACCAATTCGGCTGA
- the cpaB gene encoding Flp pilus assembly protein CpaB has translation MDGRKIILLVGALLVAGITAFMARSLMSGAGAPVAMAGQPQPVVIDGPEVLVATKPLPVGTIIDASALKFQPWPKELVENAYFLKQGTDLKNVVGTVVRFAIPAGQPVTQGALVKPGDRGFLAAALGPGMRAVTVPVSAQSSVAGFVFPGDRVDLLLTQTVPGGGDGSPLKATETILRNLRVLATDQRTDKSTDDQGKTVVNAYSTVTLEVTPTIAEKISVAQTVGSLSLSLRSIADNAGELEEAIASGDVTVPDGTDPKAEKAMLARIAARPSDSKGSFVTGADVSRFQRASVPGKADGGSSPMAPSGVPVAVPQGAPAPAVQGPIVRVSRGNAVTIVPVGGKN, from the coding sequence ATGGACGGACGCAAGATTATCCTGCTGGTGGGCGCTTTGCTGGTCGCCGGCATCACCGCGTTCATGGCCCGCAGCCTGATGTCCGGTGCTGGCGCACCCGTCGCCATGGCCGGTCAGCCGCAGCCCGTCGTGATCGACGGACCCGAAGTGTTGGTCGCGACCAAGCCGCTGCCGGTCGGCACGATCATCGATGCATCGGCGCTGAAGTTTCAGCCCTGGCCCAAGGAACTGGTCGAAAACGCCTATTTCCTGAAGCAGGGCACCGATCTGAAGAACGTCGTCGGCACCGTCGTCCGCTTCGCGATTCCCGCCGGACAGCCGGTCACGCAGGGTGCGCTGGTGAAGCCGGGTGACCGCGGCTTCCTGGCCGCAGCACTCGGGCCGGGCATGCGGGCCGTCACGGTACCGGTGTCGGCGCAGTCGTCGGTCGCGGGCTTCGTCTTTCCGGGCGACCGCGTCGACCTGCTGCTGACGCAGACGGTGCCCGGCGGCGGCGACGGATCGCCGCTGAAGGCGACCGAGACCATCTTGCGCAACCTGCGCGTGCTGGCGACCGACCAACGCACCGACAAATCGACCGACGACCAGGGCAAGACCGTCGTCAACGCCTATTCGACCGTGACGCTGGAAGTGACGCCGACCATCGCGGAAAAGATTTCGGTCGCACAGACCGTCGGTTCGCTGTCGTTGTCGCTGCGCTCGATCGCCGACAATGCCGGGGAGTTGGAGGAAGCGATCGCCAGCGGCGACGTGACCGTGCCTGATGGCACCGATCCCAAGGCCGAAAAGGCGATGCTGGCACGCATCGCGGCACGTCCGAGCGACAGCAAGGGCAGCTTCGTGACCGGTGCCGACGTGTCGCGGTTCCAGCGGGCGAGCGTGCCGGGCAAGGCCGATGGCGGATCGTCGCCGATGGCTCCATCGGGCGTCCCCGTTGCGGTTCCGCAGGGGGCCCCGGCACCTGCCGTCCAGGGTCCCATCGTCCGAGTTTCGCGCGGCAACGCCGTCACCATTGTCCCGGTTGGGGGGAAGAACTGA